Proteins encoded in a region of the Polynucleobacter antarcticus genome:
- a CDS encoding DUF6352 family protein, with protein sequence MTTFWLQSAYQTLIVGPDNQLQVTDDFLRTYLLRPELNLVPESCDAERALHKRLSDDPRAEIADAEIAAMADVDIQVNYQVWLRYRAKLLAASSLENFYMSLFKGDGVDVPPLFIGLLAQIFVRHILGEDCHPLDARMGELFFRTQKISVLEDSIVMGADEEVVDRNAKAGENGDIMDLLKGKSMTMRSIDLDVLHEENADLYWEQNEEYAFAIQLNFGQPPINHFSRLLEKWIAHFLGVKVRVTPMQQITDAKWSWHVGLDAVATDILNKLYNKETVDPDELEKIICLFRLDFIDEAAVSQAQVGKPVYMGIAMNDQKQLKLKPQNLLFNLPLAKVS encoded by the coding sequence ATGACTACATTCTGGCTCCAATCTGCGTATCAAACCCTCATAGTGGGTCCTGATAATCAACTGCAAGTGACAGATGATTTTTTGCGAACCTATTTACTGCGACCCGAACTCAATCTCGTTCCTGAATCGTGTGATGCTGAACGCGCTTTGCATAAACGCTTAAGTGATGATCCCCGTGCAGAGATTGCTGATGCAGAAATTGCAGCAATGGCAGATGTGGATATTCAGGTGAACTACCAAGTATGGTTAAGGTACCGAGCAAAGCTCTTAGCCGCCAGCTCCTTAGAGAACTTTTACATGAGTTTATTTAAGGGCGATGGCGTGGATGTGCCACCTTTATTTATTGGGCTTTTAGCGCAAATCTTTGTGAGACACATTTTGGGTGAAGATTGCCACCCTTTGGATGCGCGGATGGGTGAACTCTTTTTCCGTACCCAAAAAATTAGCGTACTGGAAGACAGTATTGTGATGGGTGCAGATGAAGAGGTAGTCGATCGCAATGCGAAGGCTGGTGAAAACGGTGACATCATGGATTTACTCAAGGGTAAATCGATGACGATGCGATCCATTGATTTGGATGTCTTGCATGAAGAAAACGCGGATCTGTATTGGGAGCAAAACGAAGAATATGCATTTGCAATTCAACTGAACTTTGGCCAGCCTCCCATCAATCATTTCTCTCGCCTATTAGAAAAGTGGATAGCGCATTTCTTGGGAGTGAAGGTGCGTGTCACTCCTATGCAACAAATTACCGATGCTAAATGGTCTTGGCATGTAGGCTTGGATGCAGTAGCTACTGACATTCTGAATAAACTCTATAACAAAGAGACAGTCGATCCAGATGAATTAGAAAAAATCATCTGTTTATTTCGCTTAGACTTTATTGATGAGGCAGCTGTATCTCAGGCACAGGTGGGTAAGCCAGTCTATATGGGCATAGCGATGAATGATCAAAAGCAACTCAAACTTAAACCCCAAAATCTTTTGTTTAACTTGCCCTTAGCCAAAGTATCTTAG
- a CDS encoding MFS transporter, with amino-acid sequence MTGKHPLLNKNLVLLILCQGLFLTNNVTFIAINGLVGLSLSPEAWMATLPVMGYVVGGAFSTSIVAKSQSRFGRKISFQLGLLVAVFSALLCAYAAYSKNFWLLVLGTFIAGYYSANGQLYRFAAAELTVASQRDKAVSWVLAGGILGAVIGPNLASWTRDMFDTAFLGAYLTLSIAGVIGVLVMQFIHFPDEFKTKHDLSAGRDLKTILSQPVFIVAIIGASLGYGVMNLLMAATPLAMQMCGIAFSDTALVLEWHVIGMFAPGFFTGSLIQRFGTLKIMGVGVILNLICIAIALTGVNLHQFLIALFLLGVGWNFLFTGATSLAMTAYRPEERDKAQAAINFFVFGTMAFSSFGSGALVTTQGWNLLNLGSLFPVFVTGAALIWLSTHRKKHAKSASV; translated from the coding sequence ATGACCGGTAAACACCCACTACTCAATAAAAATCTCGTCCTTCTGATTCTCTGTCAGGGCCTGTTTCTCACCAATAATGTGACGTTTATCGCCATTAATGGGCTGGTTGGCCTGAGCCTGAGCCCGGAAGCTTGGATGGCAACCTTACCCGTGATGGGCTATGTGGTGGGGGGTGCATTTTCAACTTCGATTGTGGCGAAGTCCCAAAGTCGTTTTGGTAGAAAGATCTCCTTCCAACTAGGCTTATTGGTTGCCGTCTTTTCAGCCCTGCTCTGCGCCTATGCCGCCTATTCCAAGAATTTCTGGCTCTTAGTATTAGGGACCTTTATAGCGGGGTACTACAGCGCCAATGGCCAACTGTATCGCTTTGCCGCTGCCGAACTGACGGTTGCCAGCCAGCGTGATAAAGCAGTCTCTTGGGTCTTAGCAGGAGGTATTCTTGGGGCCGTAATTGGTCCGAACTTGGCATCCTGGACTAGGGATATGTTTGATACAGCCTTTTTGGGGGCTTACCTCACTCTATCGATTGCAGGCGTGATCGGGGTTTTGGTGATGCAGTTCATTCACTTTCCCGATGAATTCAAAACCAAGCATGATCTTTCAGCTGGTCGGGATTTAAAAACTATCTTAAGCCAGCCTGTATTTATAGTGGCGATCATTGGCGCCTCTCTGGGTTATGGCGTCATGAATCTCTTGATGGCCGCTACCCCACTCGCCATGCAAATGTGTGGCATCGCATTCTCGGATACGGCACTGGTATTGGAGTGGCATGTCATCGGCATGTTTGCCCCTGGGTTTTTCACAGGGTCCCTGATTCAACGCTTTGGCACACTCAAAATTATGGGTGTGGGTGTCATCCTTAATCTCATTTGTATCGCGATTGCTTTAACAGGCGTCAACCTTCATCAATTTTTAATTGCCCTCTTTTTATTGGGTGTCGGATGGAACTTTTTATTTACTGGCGCTACTTCTCTTGCCATGACGGCTTACCGACCTGAAGAGCGCGATAAGGCCCAAGCTGCCATTAATTTCTTTGTGTTTGGCACCATGGCATTCAGCTCCTTTGGCTCCGGTGCCCTAGTCACCACGCAAGGCTGGAATTTACTGAACCTGGGATCGTTATTCCCGGTATTCGTTACCGGCGCAGCGCTAATTTGGCTGAGCACTCACAGAAAAAAACATGCCAAATCAGCATCTGTTTAA
- a CDS encoding FKBP-type peptidyl-prolyl cis-trans isomerase produces the protein MTELNKIDTVVGDGTEATAGKHVDVHYTGWLYDDKAPDQKGQKFDSSLDRGQLFSFALGAGQVIKGWDEGVAGMKIGGKRTLIIPSEMGYGARGAGGVIPPNATLIFDVELHGVN, from the coding sequence ATGACTGAATTGAACAAAATAGACACTGTAGTAGGAGATGGTACGGAAGCTACTGCCGGTAAGCACGTTGACGTGCATTACACAGGCTGGTTATATGATGACAAAGCGCCAGATCAGAAGGGTCAGAAGTTTGATAGCTCGCTGGATCGCGGCCAATTATTTAGCTTTGCGCTCGGTGCTGGCCAAGTGATTAAAGGCTGGGATGAGGGCGTTGCCGGCATGAAAATTGGTGGCAAACGCACCCTCATCATCCCATCTGAAATGGGTTATGGTGCCCGTGGCGCTGGTGGGGTTATTCCACCCAATGCCACTCTGATATTTGATGTGGAGTTGCACGGGGTCAATTAA